From a single Streptomyces rubradiris genomic region:
- the rplJ gene encoding 50S ribosomal protein L10: MARPDKAAAVAELTDKFRSSNAAVLTEYRGLTVAQLKTLRRSLGENAQYAVVKNTLTKIAAKEAGITLEDQLFAGPTAVAFVTGDPVESAKGLRDFAKENPNLVIKGGVLDGKALSADEIKKLADLESREVLLSKLAGAFKAKQSQAASVFQALPSKLVRTVDALRAKQAEQGGAE, translated from the coding sequence ATGGCGAGGCCCGACAAGGCTGCCGCGGTTGCGGAGCTGACGGACAAGTTCCGCAGCTCCAACGCCGCCGTGCTGACCGAGTACCGCGGTCTCACCGTGGCGCAGCTCAAGACGCTGCGCCGGTCGCTCGGTGAGAACGCCCAGTACGCCGTGGTGAAGAACACGCTGACCAAGATTGCGGCCAAGGAGGCCGGGATCACGCTGGAGGACCAGCTCTTCGCTGGCCCGACGGCCGTCGCCTTCGTCACCGGTGACCCGGTGGAGTCGGCGAAGGGTCTGCGTGACTTCGCCAAGGAGAACCCGAATCTCGTCATCAAGGGCGGTGTCCTTGACGGCAAGGCGCTGTCCGCCGACGAGATCAAGAAGCTTGCGGACCTCGAGTCCCGCGAGGTTCTGCTCAGCAAGCTGGCCGGTGCCTTCAAGGCGAAGCAGTCCCAGGCTGCCTCCGTCTTCCAGGCGCTGCCGTCGAAGCTCGTCCGCACCGTGGACGCGCTGCGCGCCAAGCAGGCCGAGCAGGGCGGTGCCGAGTAA
- the rplL gene encoding 50S ribosomal protein L7/L12: MALTQDELLAEFEGMTLIQLSEFVKAFEEKFDVTAAAAAPVVVAGGAAGGGEAAAEEEKDEFDVILTGAGDKKIQVIKVVRELTSLGLKEAKDLVDGTPKPVLEKVNKEAADKAAEALKGAGASVEVK; the protein is encoded by the coding sequence ATGGCTCTCACCCAGGACGAACTGCTCGCCGAGTTCGAGGGCATGACCCTGATCCAGCTCTCCGAGTTCGTGAAGGCGTTCGAGGAGAAGTTCGACGTCACCGCTGCCGCCGCTGCCCCGGTCGTCGTGGCCGGCGGTGCCGCTGGTGGCGGCGAGGCCGCCGCCGAGGAGGAGAAGGACGAGTTCGACGTCATCCTCACCGGCGCCGGCGACAAGAAGATCCAGGTCATCAAGGTCGTGCGTGAGCTGACCTCCCTGGGTCTGAAGGAGGCCAAGGACCTCGTCGACGGCACCCCGAAGCCGGTCCTCGAGAAGGTCAACAAGGAGGCCGCTGACAAGGCCGCCGAGGCCCTCAAGGGCGCCGGTGCCTCCGTCGAGGTCAAGTAA